In the Harmonia axyridis chromosome 3, icHarAxyr1.1, whole genome shotgun sequence genome, one interval contains:
- the LOC123676375 gene encoding P-granule-associated novel protein 1-like, which yields MDRPSCDIANKKFPPDHLRIFIYKGDVEKDLITTKEKIKHLLFAFSSIESISDDFLQSLPDVENLVLNGNHKFPKLTKCFFQNFPKLTLIYVHNNEDLQIEEDALTDLDKLKILSIQGLKYEQLNEYVFKGLNNLKRLSMVKCDISKLEQNTFKDNQNLEEINLSSNNLTGFQLGTFDGLDKLKELSLQNNKLGNIDWSQFSTLPSLEYLDLCDNEMTKFDVAKMKEMFPKIQKINIMSNCFTEEELTGIENELISLGIKIE from the coding sequence ATGGATCGTCCTTCATGTGATATTGCGAACAAAAAATTCCCGCCAGATCATTTGAGGATATTCATCTATAAGGGTGATGTCGAAAAGGACCTCATAACCactaaagaaaaaatcaaacatcTCCTCTTCGCCTTCAGTTCCATTGAAAGTATCTCTGACGATTTTCTACAATCACTTCCAGATGTCGAGAATCTTGTCCTCAATGGAAATCATAAATTTCCAAAACTAACAAAATGTTTCTTCCAGAATTTTCCTAAATTAACCTTAATTTACGTCCACAACAACGAAGACCTACAAATTGAAGAGGATGCTCTAACAGACTTAGACAAACTGAAGATACTTTCTATACAGGGTTTAAAATACGAACAACTAAATGAATATGTGTTCAAAGGTCTCAATAACTTAAAGAGATTATCCATGGTAAAATGTGATATCTCGAAGTTAGAACAAAATACTTTCAAGGATAACCAGAATCTGGAAGAGATCAATCTATCTTCTAATAACTTGACAGGCTTTCAACTTGGAACTTTCGATGGCTTGGATAAACTCAAGGAGTTGTCTTTACAAAACAATAAGCTAGGCAATATAGACTGGTCACAATTTAGTACACTGCCATCTCTCGAGTACCTGGATTTATGTGATAACGAGATGACAAAATTTGACGTTGCCAAAATGAAAGAAATGTTtcctaaaattcaaaaaatcaacATTATGAGTAATTGTTTCACAGAAGAAGAGTTAACTGGTATTGAAAATGAGCTCATAAGTTTGGGAATAAAAATCGAATAA
- the LOC123676374 gene encoding uncharacterized protein LOC123676374 yields MKSRNVFIFLSVFTCVISADVDRELIVAECAQQNGLSEEDLEKWINYQKNSEEKFLCFMLCCHQKDRSLDMDGKWDQKFLSQHLNDMYLINNTLKTQVMECFANIPPIRTCLDMKLIEKCIPAMKIRNCPDEYGINQQDIGNFTKNPSEPSEKMLCYLKCSSENDDLIFEDGTLNMNFLKELIDRMDDMKEEEKNSVEECLSKVPPVKSCRDFLPFAKCVQNMNLF; encoded by the exons GCCGACGTAGATAGAGAGTTAATCGTAGCTGAATGTGCACAGCAAAATGGTCTATCTGAAGAAGACCTTGAGAAGTGGATCAACTATCAGAAAAATAGTGAAGAAAAATTTCTCTGCTTCATGTTATGTTGCCACCAGAAGGACCGCTCCTTGGATATGGATGGCAAATGGGATCAGAAGTTTCTGAGCCAACATTTGAATGATATGTATCTGATAAATAATACTCTCAAAACTCAAGTTATGGAATGCTTCGCCAATATCCCTCCAATTCGCACATGCTTGGATATGAAATTAATCGAAAAGTGTATTCCTGCTATGAAG ataaggAATTGCCCCGATGAATACGGAATAAATCAACAGGACATTGGAAATTTCACAAAGAACCCAAGCGAGCCATCGGAAAAGATGCTCTGTTATTTGAAGTGCAGTTCGGAAAACGACGATTTAATATTCGAGGATGGTACACTTAACATGAACTTTCTGAAGGAATTGATCGACAGGATGGATGAtatgaaagaagaagaaaaaaacagcGTCGAGGAATGTTTATCAAAAGTACCTCCAGTGAAAAGCTGCCGCGATTTTCTACCGTTCGCAAAATGTGTGCAGAATATGAATTTATTCTAG
- the LOC123676376 gene encoding uncharacterized protein LOC123676376, whose amino-acid sequence MFFVQAISYSTILVLFMVTSHVRTDSSEEEEKLMVKCMEEASVTKEEVKVFRTDKISDKILCFMKCRFESEGMFDENGVIIKEMLQEGYDDFGWNDEQKIKADECIDNMKPAKECGDLADFFSCLPVINYGELIK is encoded by the exons ATGTTCTTCGTACAAGCGATTTCTTATTCAACCATTTTGGTTTTGTTTATGGTGACAAGCCAT GTTAGGACCGATTCGAgcgaagaagaagaaaagcTTATGGTTAAATGTATGGAAGAAGCTAGCGTGACAAAGGAAGAGGTCAAGGTTTTCAGGACAGACAAAATATCTgacaaaattctgtgttttatgaaatgtaGATTCGAAAGCGAAGGAATGTTCGACGAGAATGGTGTCATTATCAAGGAGATGCTGCAAGAAGGTTACGACGATTTCGGTTGGAACGATGAACAGAAAATTAAAGCTGATGAATGCATTGACAACATGAAACCAGCTAAGGAATGTGGGGACTTGGCAGACTTCTTCAGTTGCTTGCCTGTGATCAATTACGGAGAATTGATAAAATAG